The genome window CGGCTATGAGGCTACTTACCTTGATGGAACCAATGACTGGGAATGGGGAAGCTGGCCCAATATGGATAAACGTGCAATTGAATACAACGCAAGCACAATAAAAGCTTCTATAGCCCGTGTTAATGAAACAACAGGCCTTGATATTACCGATGATCACATTAAAGCAGCATTGCAGGAAATAATGCAGATTACAATGGGCTATATGACTCTTACCGGAATGGTGTCTAAGGCTGATCCGCAGCCTATAAGCCAGGCCGATATCGGATTGGTATTTTTAATCAAGGGTGCAGGAACACGCTATCCCAAAGATGTAATCAACGGCATTAATATGCTCATTAAGGAAACAAAACAAAAAATTGATGCAGGAGTTGGAGTAGTGCCCAAAGGTGCTCCAAGGGTATATGTGCAGCTTAGAACACTTGTGGACCAGAAGCCTATGAGAGCAATCGAAGAGCTGGGGCTTGCAATACCGATGATGATGGTGGACGGTTACCACCCTTATGAAACTCAGCCTACAAATTATCCTGATGATCGATGGATGTCTTTATCCGAGCAGGCATTTCGCAAACCTCAGCTTAGTTCCGCCGAAGGAAGTCTGCGATACTGGGAATGGTGTGCAAATGATCAGAAAGTTGACGGAATTATCATGATGTATCCAATATCGTGCCGGCCTTTTTGCAGCCCCACATTTATAGGAAAAGATTATATAGAAAAAAACACCGGGCTTCCAACTATCCTGGTTGAAGCGGACGGCTACGATACGAGAAACTACAGCTCAGGGCAGATAAAGACAAGGATTGAATCATTTGCTGAAATTTTAAAAGCCAACAAAAAGATAGCTGCCGGAACTCTTTGATACACGAAAAGCTGAACTGACTCTCTATGGTAATTTTAAGCCGATAAGTATTCCCAGTTTCTGAGCATAATCAGATTATGATGAAATAGTAATAAGTCGTCATTCCCGCGGAGGCGGGAATCCAAAGAATACGAATCTGATTGAATTTGCTGGATTCCCGTTTTCACGGGAATGACAAGATAAAGGTTTTTCAGACTTTTTGCTGGGCCTTCAGATTATGCTCATCACAGCATCAAATACCTCGGTTACGGTTATATTCTTCATACATGCTGTATTGTCGCATTCTTTTTTAAGGCATGGGCTGCAATCCTTATCGCTTCTTATTACTTTATGTCCTTTTCCGTAAGGGCCGGTTCGCAACGGTGAAGTAGGTCCGAAAAGCGAAACAACCTTGCATCCCATTGCAGATGCGATATGCATAGGTCCGGTATCAGTACAGACAAGAACCGAACATTTCGAATAAAGGTAAGCAAGTTCTTTTAGGCTTGTACGGCCTGCAAAATTTATTGTTCTATCTTTACTGTCCATTTTATTCATAATGCCATCGATAACCGGTACATCCTGTTTACTTCCTGTAAATATTATACTACAGGACAAATCCTTTTGCAGCATTGAAGCAAGTTTAGAAAATTTATCTTCTTCCCATAACTTTGTTTTCCATTTGGCAATTGGATTAACGGCTATAATATTTTTATTTTCTATTTGTGATCCAAGCAGGTTGTCGATAAGATTTTTATCCTGTTCAAAAACAGGAATTTCACCCTTAACGGTATCGGTATTGCAACCAAGATATGATGCTACTTTGAGATAGCGGTCAATTGCATGCTGTTCGTAGCTGACAGGGACAGGAAGTTCTTTTAAGAAAAATGAAGCTCCTTCCCTTGATCCGCTCATGCCTATTTTCCTTTTCCCCTTTGAAATTGCAGCTAAAACACCGCTTCTGAAAAGACCCTGCAAATCAATTACTACATCATATGAAGATAATCTCACATCTTTATAAAATTTAATTATATCAGAAGATGTCTTTATGAATTTTGAAGGTTCGAAAATTTCTTTTTGCCATCTTTTTCTTCCTGATACAATAATTTGGTTAATCGACGGGTGCCCAGATATTACCTGGGAAGCTTCTTCTTCAATCAGCCAGTCTATTTTAGAGGCAGGAAAGCATTGTCTTATTGCTTCAAGAAATGGAAGAGCGTGAACAACATCACCTATGGAGCTTAATTTAATTATTAAAATATTTTTGACATCTGTCATTCGGATATATTTTCACAAGCGGACCTGAATTGTTCCATTTCTTGCCAGACTTGTTCAGGTGTTATGGAAAGCATGCATTTAAAATCTGTAGGGCACTCCTGCTTTAAGCATGGTGCGCAATCGATATCATGTTTTACAATTCTTGTTTTTGGGCCTCGCGGTCCGGTAGCTATATGATCGGTAGAACCAAAAATCGCAAGAGTTGGAACACCAAGTGCTGCTGCTACATGCATGAGGCCTGAATCATTTGATACAAAAAAATTACACCTGCTGATAATCGCTATTGCTTCTTCAAGAGAGGTTATACCGCAAAAGTCTACAGGGGTATGTATCATCAGGTTGCTTACAACGGTACCGATATATTTTTCTTTTTTGCTGCCCATTATAATTGTTTTTGCACCCCATCTTTGGGCCGCGATATCTCCTATTTCAGCAAAACGTTCCGGGGGCCACTTTTTAGCATTTCCGAAAATTGCTCCCGGTGCAAAACCAAGCACAAACTCATCATTATTTATACCATTTTGTTTTAAAATATTATCTGCTCTATTAAAATTGTTTTCTGAAATATAAATAACAGGATTACGGCTTTCTGCCTTAAAGCCTAATGCCTTTATGATAGACAGATAATATTCAACCTGATGGATCTTAAATATTTCATTGGTTCTTTTTATCGGATGGGTCAGCAATATACCCCGGCCATCCGAATCGAAACCGACTCTGTTTTTTACTCCGCCAAGGTATGCAATTATGGCTGCTTCAAATGCATTCTGAAAAAGAATTGCAAGATCAAATTGTTTTTCTTTTATAGATTCAACCAGACTGCGTATTTCAGATATATCTTTTATAAAGCTTTCGTGTTTTTGAAAAACCATAACATTGCTTACGGCAGGATGATTTTCAAATAAAGGAGCAACCCACGGCCTTGCAATAACAGTAATCTTTGCAGATGGAAAACTCTCAGATACTGCCTCAAGTGCCGGAAGAGTCATTACGGCATCGCCTACCCAGTTTGTGGCACGAATGAGTATCGTGTTAATACTTGAGCCCTCAAGCGGTTGAAGCTGCATAATTTCTCTTCCTCCCGGAATTTTGGCTATATTTTCTATCCTTATTAATTAACATGTTCTTTAATATGCCTTAATGCTTCTTTTATCGCTCCCTGGTGTTTATTAACAAACTTTTTAGAGTTTTCCCCTATTTTGCCACAAAAACCGGAATCTTCAAGAAGCTTTTTTATGTTTTCAAAAAGTTCGGTTTCGTTATTCACCTGAATGGCACCTTTATCTTTTAATATAAGATCGGACATAAGAACAAAATTATGCATATAAGGGCCAAAAAGCACCGGGCATCCAAAACTTGCAGGTTCAAGCGGGTTATGGCCTCCTAGAGGAACCATGCTTCCGCCGATATAAGCAATTTTGCCAATACCGTAGATTCTGTTTAATTCTCCTATAGTATTTAAAATCAAAATTTTGTAAGGTTCTTTGTTGTTAAGTAAATCAGTTTTCAGAATACTTTTTATGGCCATCTCCTGAGCAATTTTAAGTATTGTGCCTGATTCTTCTATATTTCTGGGAGCAAGAATAAGGCGCAGACCGGGAAATTGGGGTAAAAGCCTTGAGAAAACATTTAGTATTATTTTATCTTCTTCTTTGTGAATACTTCCTGCAACCCATATGTCATCTTTTGCAGATAGAGATAATTTCTTAAACCATTCATCCCGTTCCTGTGTCTGCATCGGGACCCATTGCCTGTCGAATTTAATATTTCCTGTAGTTATAATTTTATTTTTATCAATGCCTGTTTCAATAAGCCTTTTTGAGTCATGTTCCGATTGCATCATACATAATGCAAATTTATCGAAAACGGGTTTGATAAAAAAAGATAATCTCTTGTATGCTTTGAAAGTACGCGGCGAAATACGGCCGTTTACAAGAAAACATTTTATATTTCTTTTCGAAAGATTATTTAAAAGACCAGGCCAAATATCTGTTTCAATAAGCAGGAAAAAATATGGATTGATATGATTTCTTATCCTGTTAATGCTCCACCAGAAATCAAGAGGCATAGGTAAGATTTTAACTTTATCGCTCAGCTCTTTTCTTGCAATCAAAAGTCCTTTTGATGTTGTTACCGAAAAAACAATCTCTTTGCCGGGATATTCCAGTTTTATCGCATCAATAAGGGGTATAGCCGAAATAACCTCACCTACAGAAAGAGCGTGAATCCATATCCTGCTATCTTTTGGAGATTCTTTGGGAAGTGACAGACCCAGTCTTTCTGTAATCCTTTTATTTCCCAGCATTGAAAAAAGCATGATAAACGGTGCGCCGCAGATAATAATTATTGTATATATAATTTGGTATAATAAATGCGTTTTATATGATTTTTTCATAATATATTTTCAACAATAAATTAGTATGCTACCGATTTTATGGTAATATATTTGGCAACATTTACCAAAGCCGCCGTGTGTGTTTACTGACAGAATCAACAGATTAAAAAAATTCCATTTGATTCTATTGGGGGTTCCCAATCTTGGCAAGTAAATTTTTTAATGATAATAAAAAACTTGTCGGAAAGGTATTTGGTGGTACAATATTTTGGCAGGTAAATATCATTAAGAGTATTCACAAAAATGAAATATCAATGAGATAGTATAGGAAGTTTAACCTCAACCAGGAGATAAACATCAATGCATAAAAGCAGGGGCATTCGCATGCTTTCCATAGGTTTTGTTCTTCTCGCTTTGATTTTGGGAATCAGCACAAAAGCTATCGCACTTGAACCCAAAGAGGTTGTGGTGATAGCAAATTTAAAGAGCAAAGCCAGTGTAGAACTTGCAAAGTACTACATGAAAGGCCGCAAAATTCCGCCTGCAAATCTTATTACCATCTCTTGCACCTTAAAGGAGCGTTGTTCAAGAAATACTTATGAGAAAGAAATTGCAGATCCTGTTCGTAAACTTTTGTTGCGTGCTGATTGTTCAGGCAGAATCAAATGTCTGGTTTTAATGACAGGTATACCTCTAAAAGTGGAACCGGAGAAGCGTTCTAAACCGGAAATTTCTGAGCTTGCCTCGGTAGATTCGGAAATATCTTTTGTACGAATTAAAGAATTAAGACTTGAAGGTTGGCTTCCTAATCCTCATTTTACCGGTTATGATCAGGCCAACATTTTACAATTTCGTTCCGATGTTCTAATGGTGAGTCGTCTTGACGGCCCTGATGCCAAAACAGCAAAAAGAATTATTGATGATGCGCTCCGCGTTGAAAAACATGGTCTTAAGGGAATTGCATACTTTGATGCCCGTTATCCACTTTTGGGCAAGGACCTAAACACTTACGAAAAATACGATCTTTCCATAAGAAAGGCTTCGGAGATAGTGAGAAAAAGCGGGCTAATGAAAGATGTCGTTTTGGATACCCGGTCAAATCTTTTTCAAAAGGGGCAGTGTCCCGATGCGGCACTTTATTGCGGTTGGTACAGTCTGGCCAAATATGTAGATGCTTTCAAGTGGAATGCCGGCTCTGTCGGTTTCCATATAGCAAGTTCTGAGTGTGTGAGCCTCAAGAATCCGGCAAAACCTTATTGGTGTCCAAACATGCTAAAACATGGTGTTTGCGCCACGCTGGGGCCGGTTGCAGAGCCTTACCTTAACGCATTTCCTGATCCTGAGTTGTTTTTCAAATACCTGGTTGAAGAAAAAAAGACCCTGGTGGAAAGTTATTTTATGAGTCAGCCATTTGTTTCCTGGCGAATGGTACTTATCGGCGATCCACTATATGAGCCGTTTAAAAACAGGGAATGAACGTGCTCTCCAATGTACGAATGGTGGCGGTACTGGTATCCGCAGTTTTTGATGCCACCGGCGCAAAGTTTTTTCAGCTTCCTATGACCCCTGAACGGGTCAAAAAGGCACTTGAAAAATCTTAATTTTAAGGTAACTTCAGACCGTAGTATTATAAGCGCCGACAAGAATTATTTACTTCCGGAACCTGTTGCTTTAGGTATGCTTTTTTGCTTCAGCAACCGGATTTTATGGAGTACTTTAATGATAAATGCTAACGTTTTGCCAATTATAGCCGGAATACTTACAGCATGTATTTTATGCCAATGGATAGCATGGCGAGTCAAACTGCCTGCTATCATCTTCTTGCTCTTTACAGGGATCATAGCAGGGCCGGTTTTAGGTCTTTTAAATCCTGAAAATATATTAGGAGATCTCTTTTTTCCCTTTGTATCTCTTTCTGTTGCAGTCATTCTTTTTGAAGGAAGCCTGGCGCTTAGATTCAAAGAAATACTAGGTTTGGAGGTCGTTGTTCGGAACATGGTTTCATTTGGTATGGCTGTCACATGGCTTATCACTGCCCTGGCGACACATTATGCTATCGGACTGTCCTGGGAAATATCGTTTCTATTTGGGGCCATAACGGTGGTGACTGGTCCTACGGTCATTGCACCTATGTTGCGTACCATTCGACCAACACAAGCTGTTTCAAATATACTTCGGTGGGAGGGTATCATTATCGACCCCATAGGCGCGTCCCTCGCGGTTCTGGTTTATGAGTTCATCATATCCAGCGGAGGACAGACTGCATGGTCCCACACAATGTTGACCTTCGCGAAAATTATCTCTGTTGGAACGATAATAGGCATTTGCTGTGGTTATTTTTTCGGCCTCTCAATAAGATATCATTGGTTACCGGAGTTTCTCCATAATGTCACAGCACTAACACTCGTAATTACAACCTTTATAATATCAAACATTATTCAGACAGAATCCGGCCTTGTAACGGTTACGATTATGGGGATTTGGCTGGCAAATATGAAAGATGTAGATTTGGAAGGAATCCTTGATTTCAAAGAAAGCATCAGTATATTATTGATTTCTCTTCTTTTTATTATGTTGGCTGCACGTCTTGATATTCAATCATTAAAAAACCTGGGTTGGGGAGTTGTATTCATATTAATCGCCATCCAGTTTCTTGCGCGCCCACTTAATGTCATGGTGTCCACTATGCGATCGAAGTTGACATGGCCGGAGCGCCACATTCTTGCCTGGATTGCTCCTCGCGGCATCATCGCAGCCGCAATATCAGCCCTGTTTGCAGTCCAGCTTGAAAACGCCGGATTTTCCGATGCTCACCTTCTTGTTCCACTCACCTTCTCCGTTATCATCGTAACTGTTCTCCTGCAAAGCATCACAGCACGGCCTATTGCTCAGTGGCTTAAGGTAGCCGAGCCCGAACCGGCAGGGTTTCTCATTATTGGTGCGAATCTTGTGGCCCGGGCTATTGCTAAGGTTTTAGTTCAAAATAATATGAACGTCTTGTTAGTTGATCCCGAATGGGAAAAAATATCCAAGGCTAAAAAAGAAGGATTGGCGACATATTTCGGCAACCCAATTTCAGAGCATGCCGACCGCCATTTAGATCTTATCGGTATCGGTCGAATGTTAGCCCTTTCTCCCTCTGAGAGTGTAAATATTTCTGCAGTTATGCACTACAGGATGGAGCTTGGGCGAAACAATGTATTTATTATTCAATCTGAACCACAGGAAAGTGTGTCGGAAAGATTAAAAATGCCAATTCAAAGATTTGGAAAAACACTTTTCGGGAAAAATTTAACCTATTCCTCCATGGCCTTTGCGTTGTCTAATGGTGGAAAAATTCGTACAACAACCCTTACGGAACGTTTTGGGTTTAATGATTTTATTGAAAATCATGGTCAATTTTCTATCCCACTTTTCGCCATTGATCCCAAAGGGAAAGTTCAGATTTATTCTGAAGGTCAACGTGTAGACCCTAAGCCAAAGTGGTTAATAGTTTATTTATATACGGTTAAGGATGATAAAAAAAGAGTCAACAATTGACCCAAACTGACATTGAGAAAAGCGGCAATTTTGTCATGAAAAATTGATCTGAAAAAGGTAAAAGAAAAATAAACGGTTTGCAAAAGGAGAAAATATGCATCGTGTTATGATTCACCCCGCATCTTATGAAACTTGCAAAAAAGCAGTTGATCGGGCATTCGAGCTTTTCCCCCAGGATATTGCCCATAAAAAAGTTGTAATAAAACCCAATGTACTCCGGTCGTCTGCTGCAAAAGAACATATTGTTACTCATCCATCTTTGTTGCGGGCAGTGGTAGAAAAAGTTGAAAAGATGTCTCCGGCTTCTATTGTGGTAGGCGATAATCCGGGGCTGCATAACTATGGTGACAATGAAAACAGTTTTGAAAAAACAGGGTTGATGGATGCTGCGAAAGGTTATTACAAGAACCTTGGCAACTCAACTCAAAACCTTACTTTTAATCCTGAATTCATGCCTGAGGTGGGAGTTTCCAAAGAAATCATGGACGCTGATATTTTTATCAGCTTACCCAAATTTAAAACCCATGGCCTTACAGTTTTAACCGGGGCCATTAAAAACAGCTATGGGATACTTCCCGGTGCACAAAAAGCAAGGCTGCATCAAATTGCAGGCTCACCGGAGCGGTTTCATGATGTTATTGTTGAAGTTTTTCGCCTGCGGATTCCGGATCTTTTTATTATGGATGCAGTAGTAGGCATGGAGGGAAACGGTCCGGCTTCGCCTGAGCTAAGAGAAATCGGCCTTATTCTGGCTGCCGATAATGCCGTGGCTTTAGATGGAGTGGTTGCAAGAATGATGGGGCTTGATCCAGGCCGCCTGCGTTTTCTCCAAAAAGCAAAAGCCATGGGCCTTGGTGATTTTGATTCTAAAATGATTAAAATCGATGGCGAAATGCGAATTCTACCTGATTTCAAAGTTCCACCCTTAGGCGGTGAGGCTATTTTGGGTAATCAGGTTATTCAAAAATTAATGCAAACCAAATCACAGCTTAGACCCCAGGCAGATCCCAAATTGTGTACGGCGTGTGGCTCCTGTAAAGATCATTGCCCGGTTTCGGCTTTTTCAATGATAGAAAACCTACCTGTGGCTGATACTGGCATCTGTATTACTTGCTTTTGCTGTCAGGAGATCTGTCCCGAAAAGGCAATGGCTCTGATATAAAAGGAAAAATCCACTTATGTTCCACTGGCTCAGAAACTATCGCCGTTCTAAAATACGAAAGCAACCATTCCCCACTGAGTGGGAGGTCTTCATGCGCGCAAACGTGGTTCATTATTGTGTGCTTGATGAAACTGAACGCACCGAGCTGCGTGCATTAATGCAGGTCTTCATAAAAGAGAAGTATTGGGAGGGATGCGGTGGCCTTGAACTTACAGATGAAATACGCATTACTATTGCAGCCCAGGCATGTCTGCTGCTACTTGGAATTCCTCACAACTACTATCACAACGCGCAGTCAATTCTCGTTTATCCCTCCACCGTTGTGCCTCCGCAGCGGCGTCCCGGCTTTTTCGAAATAGCAAACAGCCCGGTGGATAGCCCCGCTCCTCTGCTTGGCCAGGCCTTCACTCAGGGTCCGGTAATTCTTGTGTGGGATGCTGTCTTGCATGGAGCGCGCCACCCCGAGCATGGGCATAATGTTGTTTATCATGAGTTCGCTCACAAGTTAGACATGCTTGATGGAGCTGCAGACGGTACCCCGCCCTTTGCCGATCGCGAACAGTTAGTTAAATGGGTGGCCGTATGTTCTACTGAATTCTTGCGACTTCGTAATCTCGCCGAAAAAGGCCATAAAACTTTCCTCGATGCCTACGGTGCGAAAAACGAGGCCGAGTTTTTCGCTGTGGCTACTGAAGAGTTCTTCGATCGCCCTGTTGCACTTAAGGAGCACGCCCCTGATCTCTATCGCGTCCTTAGCGACTATTACCGACAGGATCCGGCAGGCCGTGTGAATCGCACCTGCTTTACCAAATAGCATCCGGAACAAGCACCGAAATTTAGAATATCTTTCATTTATTGGAAATTAATTTAAAATATGCTACCTTACAAAAAACCCGGATTTATGTTGTGATTTATAGAACATTAGAATTATTTGTTGTCTGCACAAAGCCTTTGACAAAAAACAAACCCCAAAAAAGGAATTATGGAAATTACATTAACTACACCGGCATTACTTTTTCCGGCAATTTCACTTTTGCTTGTGGCATATACGAATCGTTTCAATACTATTGGGGCACGTATTCGAACTTTGCATTCTCAATATAAAGAAAACCATGATTGCATTTTGGCCGGCCAGATTGAAAGTTTAAGAATACGTTTATATCTGATAAAAAAGATGCAGGCATTTGGTGTTGCGAGCCTTTTTTTATGTGTTTTATGTATATTTATTCTGTTTGCAGGTAAATCGCTTATAGGGGAAATATTATTTTGCATCAGCTTAATCCTTATGATGATTTCATTGTTTTTCTCTTTTAAGGAAATATTGCTATCAGCAAACGCATTGAATCTTGAGCTAAGTGACATGCAAAAAGACAATAAAGGTACATGTAAATATAATCACTGAAGGTATTAGATAAATAAATGGTTAAAAATCATAATAAACTAAATCCCGGAAAGCATTCGAAACACAAATCTATGGAGATTAAAGCTCCGGCTGATGCAGTGATGCTCGGCGAATTGCCGGCAACCGCCATATGTGGAAATGACATCAGTTCATCCTGTTTGTACGTTTCTGCTTTATCAATAGTATATGCAGGAAAATATGCATGGATTTCTCTTTTGATAGTTGCAGGAGTATTGTATTTCTACCGGAAGATATATGGTGAGGTTGTAGGAGCCCTGCCTTTAAATGGTGGTGCTTATAATGCACTGCTAAACACTACAAGTAAATCGGTTGCTTCCCTTGCCGCAGCCTTAACTCTTCTTTCGTATATGGCTACAGCAGTTATCTCAGCCAGTGAAGCAATGCATTATGTGCATGCACTATGGCATAAATTGCCAATTATGGAAGCAACCATAGTGTTGCTGTTATTCTTTATGTTATTAACTATCATAGGAATCGGCGAATCTTCCAGAGTTGCAGTCGTAATATTCATTACGCATCTGTCATGTCTTACCGTTCTGGTTATTGCGTGTAGTATATATCTCAAGACGCATGGATTTAGTGTGCTTGAATCAAATTACAGTATCCCGGTTGAGGGAGGGTTGGCTATGGCTTTATTCTTCGGATTTTCTGCCGCTATGCTGGGTATTTCCGGATTTGAAAGTTCAGCCAATTATGTGGAAGAACAGGCTCCGGGAGTTTTCCCGAAAACTCTGCGCAATATGTGGGTTGTGGTCAGCATTTTCAATCCCCTAACGGCTTTTCTTGCACTTGCTATTGTGCCTATTCCCGAAGTTGCTGCAAATCAGGAAGCACTGCTTGCTCATATGGGTGGTATTTCAGCCGGAAACTGGCTTTCGTGGGTAATTTCAATAGATGCAGCGCTTGTATTAAGTGGTGCAGTGCTGACATCTTATATAGGTGTTGGTGGATTGATGCAGCGAATGACCTTAGATAGGACTCTGCCGCAGTTTTTACTTAAACTGAACAAAAGAAATACTCCTTATCGCATTATGATTGCATTTTTTATTCTTTGCGTCTCAATTTTGTTGATTACTAAAGGAAAGTTAGGCGCTTTGGCAGGTGTTTATACGATTTCATTTTTATCGGTAATGGCATTATTTGGTATCGGAAATATTTTGCTTAAAGTGAAACGCGCACGTTTACCTCGTCCGGAAAAGGCGGGCGCCATTGCTCTTTTTATAGCTATCACAGCAGTTCTTGCAGCACTTGCGGGAAATGCCATTATGAACCCCGCTTATCTTGCCGTGTTTCTGGAGTATTTTCTACCGACCATGGGTATTGTTGCGATAATGTTATATCGAACAACAATACTTAAAGGTTTGCTATCTTTATTTAAGCATATTTCAGATAAAATTCAAAAAGCTGTTTCTCTTGGAAATGCAACTTTGCTCAAGATGATAAGCGATATCAATGCCCAGGAATTTGTATTTTTTACGAAAGATGATAATGTGGCTATCCTGAACAAGGTAATGATTTATGTAACCCAGAATGAACAAACGCGAAAATTAAAAATAGTTACTGTTTTGCCTGAAGACGGCGCTCTTACACCGGGCCTTGAAAGAGATTTAGAGGTTCTTGACCGTGCTTATCCTGATATCAAAATAGACTTTGTAAAACTGTACGGCGAATTTGGTCCTGAAATAATCAAAAAACTCTCGCAGAAATGGGATATTGCTCCAAATTTTATGTTTATCGGTTCTCCCGGTGATCATTTTCCATATAAAATAGCAGAGCTGGGAGGGGTGCGGTTAATAATTTAACAAAAATACCCGACTATCAAACATGATAAAGGAGAAACAATGGGGCTATTCAGGGAAAATCAGCTAAGGAGCTATAAAACAAGAACTGTAATATCGGTGATAGCCATTATAATGTGGTGGGCGATGGTTGCTTTTGCCGGAGTAAACGAAGATTTGTACAAAGCAATAGGAAGCTGCAACTTATCTGAGGTTAAACAGCTTATCTCAAAAAAAGCTGATGTTAATGCAAAGGGCAAAGACGGTAGCACAATGCTGATGCAGGCTTCCTGGGCTGGCAACAATGAGATTGTTCAGGAGCTGCTTAAAAAGGGTGCTAAGGTCAATGCCAAGAATAAAGATGGCTGGACCGCATTGATACATGCTTCTTTGTGGGGCCACAGTAAGATAGTAAAGGAGCTGCTGGCAAATGGTGCGGATGCCAATGCCGTAAGCAATGACGGCAGAACCCCTTTGATGTTTGCATCACAGTACGGTTTTTTTGAAGCTGTACAGGAGTTGTTGAAACATGGTCCCAAAGTAAATACAAAGGATAAAGTTGAAGGTACTGCATTGATGTATGCTTCAATGAAAGGTTCCCGTGAGATAGTACAAGAGTTATTAAAACAAGACGTTGAGGTAAATGCCAGGGAGAAAGCCGGTAATACTGCATTGATGTATGCTTCTCACAAAGGTCATCGAAATATTGTACAGGATCTATTGGCAAAAGATGCTGATATAAATATCAAAAACAAGGTGGGTAGTACTGCAATCTTGGTTGCCGCTTCAATGGGTCATTCTGATATTATGCAGGATCTGATGGCAAAAGGTGCCGATATCAAGGATAAGGATAAAGATGACAAAACATCATTGATATATGGTTCAGAGAAGGGCTGCCATGAGATTGTTCAGGAATTGTTGGCAAAGGGTGCCAATGTTAATGATAAGGACAAAGGTGGCGGTACTCCATTGATATATGCTTCAGAGAAGGGGCATCTTGAGATTGTACAGGACCTTTTAACAAAGGGTGCTGATGTCAATGCCGGAAATTATAGCGGCTTGACTGCGCTGATGGCTGCTTCTTTAAATGGTCATAGTAAAATTGTGAAAATTCTTCTGTTAAAAGATGCTGATGTAAATGCCAGGTTTAATAATGGCAGAACTCCATTGATATATGC of Pseudomonadota bacterium contains these proteins:
- a CDS encoding cation:proton antiporter; the protein is MNANVLPIIAGILTACILCQWIAWRVKLPAIIFLLFTGIIAGPVLGLLNPENILGDLFFPFVSLSVAVILFEGSLALRFKEILGLEVVVRNMVSFGMAVTWLITALATHYAIGLSWEISFLFGAITVVTGPTVIAPMLRTIRPTQAVSNILRWEGIIIDPIGASLAVLVYEFIISSGGQTAWSHTMLTFAKIISVGTIIGICCGYFFGLSIRYHWLPEFLHNVTALTLVITTFIISNIIQTESGLVTVTIMGIWLANMKDVDLEGILDFKESISILLISLLFIMLAARLDIQSLKNLGWGVVFILIAIQFLARPLNVMVSTMRSKLTWPERHILAWIAPRGIIAAAISALFAVQLENAGFSDAHLLVPLTFSVIIVTVLLQSITARPIAQWLKVAEPEPAGFLIIGANLVARAIAKVLVQNNMNVLLVDPEWEKISKAKKEGLATYFGNPISEHADRHLDLIGIGRMLALSPSESVNISAVMHYRMELGRNNVFIIQSEPQESVSERLKMPIQRFGKTLFGKNLTYSSMAFALSNGGKIRTTTLTERFGFNDFIENHGQFSIPLFAIDPKGKVQIYSEGQRVDPKPKWLIVYLYTVKDDKKRVNN
- a CDS encoding DUF362 domain-containing protein, with the protein product MHRVMIHPASYETCKKAVDRAFELFPQDIAHKKVVIKPNVLRSSAAKEHIVTHPSLLRAVVEKVEKMSPASIVVGDNPGLHNYGDNENSFEKTGLMDAAKGYYKNLGNSTQNLTFNPEFMPEVGVSKEIMDADIFISLPKFKTHGLTVLTGAIKNSYGILPGAQKARLHQIAGSPERFHDVIVEVFRLRIPDLFIMDAVVGMEGNGPASPELREIGLILAADNAVALDGVVARMMGLDPGRLRFLQKAKAMGLGDFDSKMIKIDGEMRILPDFKVPPLGGEAILGNQVIQKLMQTKSQLRPQADPKLCTACGSCKDHCPVSAFSMIENLPVADTGICITCFCCQEICPEKAMALI
- a CDS encoding zinc-dependent peptidase; amino-acid sequence: MFHWLRNYRRSKIRKQPFPTEWEVFMRANVVHYCVLDETERTELRALMQVFIKEKYWEGCGGLELTDEIRITIAAQACLLLLGIPHNYYHNAQSILVYPSTVVPPQRRPGFFEIANSPVDSPAPLLGQAFTQGPVILVWDAVLHGARHPEHGHNVVYHEFAHKLDMLDGAADGTPPFADREQLVKWVAVCSTEFLRLRNLAEKGHKTFLDAYGAKNEAEFFAVATEEFFDRPVALKEHAPDLYRVLSDYYRQDPAGRVNRTCFTK
- a CDS encoding DUF2721 domain-containing protein codes for the protein MEITLTTPALLFPAISLLLVAYTNRFNTIGARIRTLHSQYKENHDCILAGQIESLRIRLYLIKKMQAFGVASLFLCVLCIFILFAGKSLIGEILFCISLILMMISLFFSFKEILLSANALNLELSDMQKDNKGTCKYNH
- a CDS encoding APC family permease — translated: MLGELPATAICGNDISSSCLYVSALSIVYAGKYAWISLLIVAGVLYFYRKIYGEVVGALPLNGGAYNALLNTTSKSVASLAAALTLLSYMATAVISASEAMHYVHALWHKLPIMEATIVLLLFFMLLTIIGIGESSRVAVVIFITHLSCLTVLVIACSIYLKTHGFSVLESNYSIPVEGGLAMALFFGFSAAMLGISGFESSANYVEEQAPGVFPKTLRNMWVVVSIFNPLTAFLALAIVPIPEVAANQEALLAHMGGISAGNWLSWVISIDAALVLSGAVLTSYIGVGGLMQRMTLDRTLPQFLLKLNKRNTPYRIMIAFFILCVSILLITKGKLGALAGVYTISFLSVMALFGIGNILLKVKRARLPRPEKAGAIALFIAITAVLAALAGNAIMNPAYLAVFLEYFLPTMGIVAIMLYRTTILKGLLSLFKHISDKIQKAVSLGNATLLKMISDINAQEFVFFTKDDNVAILNKVMIYVTQNEQTRKLKIVTVLPEDGALTPGLERDLEVLDRAYPDIKIDFVKLYGEFGPEIIKKLSQKWDIAPNFMFIGSPGDHFPYKIAELGGVRLII